Proteins from a genomic interval of Chelonoidis abingdonii isolate Lonesome George chromosome 7, CheloAbing_2.0, whole genome shotgun sequence:
- the PHGDH gene encoding D-3-phosphoglycerate dehydrogenase, producing the protein MAFATLSKVLLSDNLDPCCKQLLQAGGIQVLDKPNLSREQLLAEIQDCDGLIVRSATKVTADVIQAAKKLQVIGRAGTGVDNVDVEAATRKGILVMNTPTGNSLSAAELTCGMILSLARQIPQAAASMKEGKWDRKKFMGMELHGKTLGILGLGRIGREVALRMQAFGMKTIGYDPIITPEDSAAFGVQQLPLEQIWPLCDFITVHTPLLPSTTGLLNDSTFAKCRQGVQVVNCARGGIVDEGALLRALQSGQCGGVGLDVFTEEPPRDRTLVNHPNVISCPHLGASTREAQSRCGKEIALQFVDLAQGKALAGVVNGQALSSALEPQTKPWITLAKALGVLLQTLASPVKGSVQVSTLGAPLEKAGSYLSPAVATGLLEGAAQKDVNLVNGLLLAQEAGLKVTATHSNVVPELYSSDSLLQVTLQGTPSRLVGSVQGSTPILQELNGANFKQPVPLTGHLLLYRAKAANASTLATVIGLLGKAQVQLQSYHSSCAVAGEQWSILGISSAVGTLGDVKQHVTEVFQLTL; encoded by the exons ATGGCCTTCGCCACGCTGAGCAAGGTGCTGCTCAGCGACAACCTGGACCCCTGCtgcaagcagctgctgcaggccGGCGGCATCCAGGTGCTGGACAAGCCCAACCTGAGCCGGGAGCAGCTGCTGGCGGAGATCCAG GACTGTGATGGGCTCATCGTCCGCTCAGCGACCAAAGTGACCGCAGACGTCATCCAGGCTGCCAAGAAGCTGCAGGTGATCGGGCGGGCGGGCACCGGTGTCGACAATGTGGACGTGGAGGCAGCTACAAGAAAGGGCATCCTGGTGATGAA CACGCCCACCGGGAACAGCCTGAGCGCAGCGGAGCTCACCTGCGGGATGATCCTGAGCCTGGCCAG GCAAATCCCCCAAGCAGCTGCCTCGATGAAGGAGGGGAAGTGGGACCGCAAGAAG TTCATGGGAATGGAGCTTCACGGGAAAACCCTGGGCATCCTGGGCCTGGGCCGCATCGGGAGAGAAGTGGCCCTCAGGATGCAGGCGTTCGGGATGAAG ACCATAGGGTACGATCCCATCATCACACCTGAGGACTCGGCTGCCTTCggtgtgcagcagctgcccttgGAGCAGATCTGGCCCCTGTGTGACTTCATCACGGTGCACACGCCGCTCCTGCCCTCCACCACAG GGTTACTGAACGACAGCACCTTTGCCAAGTGCCGGCAGGGTGTGCAGGTGGTGAACTGTGCCCGAGGGGGCATTGTGGATGAGGGGGCGCTGCTCCGGGCACTGCAGTCTGGCCAGTGTGGGGGGGTCGGCCTTGACGTCTTCACTGAG GAGCCACCCCGGGACCGAACTCTGGTGAACCATCCCAATGTGATCAGCTGCCCCCACCTGGGCGCCAGCACCCGGGAAGCACAGAGTCGCTGTGGCAAAGAAATCGCCCTTCAGTTTGTGGACCTGGCCCAGGGGAAGGCACTGGCTGGCGTG GTAAACGGCCAGGCTCTCAGCAGCGCCTTGGAACCTCAGACCAAGCCCTGGATCACCCTGGCTAAAGCCCTGGGTGTGCTACTGCAGACATTGGCCAGCCCAGTGAAGGGAAGCGTGCAGGTTTCCACACTGG GAGCACCTTTGGAGAAGGCCGGGAGTTACCTGAGCCCTGCCGTGGCTACCGGCCTGCTAGaaggagcagcacagaaggatgTGAACCTGGTGAAcggcctgctgctggcccaggaggCTGGGCTGAAG GTCACGGCCACTCATAGCAACGTGGTGCCAGAGCTGTACAGCAGTGACAGCCTCCTGCAGGTCACCTTGCAGGGGACCCCCTCCAGGCTAGTGGGCTCAGTCCAAGGCAGCACCCCCATCCTGCAGGAGCTCAATGGAGCCAACTTCAAGCAGCCAGTTCCTCTCACCGGCCACCTGCTGCTCTACAGAGCCAAAGCTGCCAACGCCAGCACCCTGGCCACAGTGATTG ggctgctggggaaggCTCAGGTACAGCTCCAGTCCTACcacagctcctgtgctgtggcaggagaaCAGTGGAGCATCTTGGGAATCTCTTCGGCGGTCGGGACCCTCGGTGACGTGAAGCAGCATGTGACAGAGGTCTTCCAGCTCACGCTCTAG